A region of Allocoleopsis franciscana PCC 7113 DNA encodes the following proteins:
- a CDS encoding Uma2 family endonuclease, whose translation MKTLAKWSVDDYHRMIEAGILRDRRVELLAGEVVEMSPETPIHYNTAKRGARYLEELLAGKADVRFNGPITLPDSEPEPDIAIVRLPESAYNDRHPGRDDIFWVIEVAKTSLKKDLDLKTSIYASAEIQEYWILDLSARRMIVLREPQNGQYATQQVIREGAIAPLAFPDIQVLVERLLA comes from the coding sequence TCACCGCATGATCGAAGCGGGGATTTTGCGCGATCGCCGTGTGGAGTTGCTAGCGGGTGAAGTTGTTGAAATGAGTCCAGAAACCCCGATTCATTACAATACGGCGAAGCGAGGCGCGAGATACCTGGAGGAGTTGCTGGCGGGAAAAGCCGATGTTCGTTTCAATGGGCCGATTACACTACCCGACTCCGAACCCGAACCGGATATTGCCATTGTTCGACTGCCAGAGTCTGCATACAACGATCGCCATCCTGGACGTGATGATATCTTTTGGGTCATAGAGGTGGCTAAGACCAGCCTGAAAAAAGACTTAGACCTTAAAACTTCTATCTACGCATCTGCTGAAATTCAAGAGTATTGGATATTGGATTTATCTGCTAGGCGAATGATTGTCTTGCGAGAGCCTCAGAATGGTCAGTACGCTACACAACAGGTTATTCGTGAAGGGGCAATCGCGCCGTTAGCCTTTCCAGATATTCAGGTATTGGTTGAGAGACTTTTGGCTTGA
- a CDS encoding IS5 family transposase (programmed frameshift): protein MYRKASSSPTPPENFELPFEGKLSQDNRWVIMANLIPWDEFEEEYAKIFSIDMGAPALPFRMALGSLIIKERLGISDRETVEQIKENPYLQYFIGRKHYSNEAPYDASLLVRFRERINVDLVNQINQRMVKKIQEETEEESKKKSSLSERQETRESPNQGKLILDATCAPGDISYPNDLGLLNQARVKTEKIIDTLYKPLKGRLKKKPKTYRNLARKDYLKVAKKRRSSRKERRKAIKKQLKYIKRNLSHIDQLLQTGEALEGLSISQYKSLLVVAEVYRQQQWMYENKAQRIDDRIVSLSQPHIRPIVRGKAGKPVEFGAKLAASVRDGYVFLDRISWDNFNEAGDLKAQIEAFKQHTGVYPESVHVDRIYRNRENRAFCKERGIRISGPPLGRPPANVSSDKKKQALDDEKVRNAIEGKFGISKRRFSLNRVMAKLPHTSQTAIAITFLVMNLSTLLRQFFCLFLCDTQHHAFFLDNY, encoded by the exons ATGTACAGAAAAGCTTCCTCAAGCCCGACCCCACCGGAAAACTTTGAGCTGCCCTTTGAGGGAAAGTTATCACAAGATAACCGTTGGGTAATCATGGCAAATCTGATACCCTGGGATGAATTTGAAGAGGAATACGCCAAAATTTTTTCTATTGATATGGGGGCACCTGCGCTGCCATTTCGGATGGCATTGGGTTCATTAATAATCAAAGAAAGATTAGGAATAAGCGATCGGGAAACAGTAGAACAAATAAAAGAAAACCCTTACTTACAATACTTTATAGGGAGAAAGCATTACAGCAACGAAGCCCCTTATGATGCCTCACTTTTGGTAAGATTTAGAGAAAGGATAAATGTTGATTTAGTAAATCAAATAAATCAAAGAATGGTAAAGAAGATTCAGGAAGAAACAGAGGAGGAATCTA AAAAAAAAAGCTCACTCTCAGAAAGGCAAGAAACAAGAGAAAGCCCGAATCAAGGGAAATTAATTCTGGATGCTACCTGTGCGCCAGGAGATATCAGCTATCCCAATGACTTGGGTCTATTAAATCAAGCCAGAGTCAAAACGGAAAAGATAATAGATACTCTCTATAAGCCCCTAAAAGGGAGACTAAAGAAAAAGCCAAAAACTTATAGAAACCTCGCTCGGAAAGATTACTTGAAAGTCGCCAAAAAACGGAGATCGTCAAGAAAAGAGAGAAGAAAAGCTATAAAAAAACAACTGAAATATATAAAAAGAAATTTATCACACATTGACCAGCTCCTTCAGACAGGAGAAGCACTTGAGGGTTTGAGCATCTCTCAATATAAGAGCTTGCTGGTGGTGGCGGAAGTTTACCGTCAACAGCAATGGATGTATGAGAATAAAGCCCAGAGAATTGACGACAGAATAGTCAGTTTAAGTCAGCCCCATATCCGTCCAATTGTGAGAGGAAAAGCCGGAAAACCTGTAGAATTTGGAGCTAAACTAGCAGCAAGCGTCAGAGATGGATATGTCTTTTTAGACCGTATAAGCTGGGATAACTTTAATGAAGCCGGAGACTTAAAAGCCCAAATAGAAGCATTTAAACAGCACACAGGAGTCTATCCCGAATCAGTACATGTAGATAGAATTTATCGAAATCGCGAGAATCGAGCATTCTGTAAAGAAAGAGGGATTAGAATAAGTGGCCCCCCCTTAGGCAGACCTCCAGCTAATGTCAGCTCAGACAAAAAGAAACAAGCCTTAGACGACGAGAAGGTTCGCAATGCTATTGAAGGAAAATTTGGCATCTCAAAGCGAAGATTTAGCTTGAATCGCGTCATGGCTAAACTGCCTCATACTTCTCAAACGGCTATTGCTATCACTTTTTTAGTCATGAATCTTTCCACCCTGCTACGGCAGTTTTTTTGTCTTTTTTTGTGCGATACACAACATCACGCCTTTTTTCTCGATAACTATTAA
- a CDS encoding carbohydrate-binding protein translates to MPIGDKLALASLLVAVLAAIPAWLAIRPQPRPSKCTYAGRVLNEETLKAIDGAKVSLDYKSYPYVEDTNKEGIYRFVIPCAGDSAVAEVRVEAEGYELYSREVPLLEKIETIRLKPTNRNDIAPRTQTPITNTPTPSSLSDSSISNPKPTLQTVPLFQDGFEQGTDLWNKTEKFISTEGRTGKGIQVSYFDKTEKFAARIHQRMPVMFKSGKTYRASTWCKADEKAICQIWLGDSGSNSTPAYEHEVSDRRQGNGKWQHLTTPPLTMHHDEDMYLYLYSINFGTSATYDDILLEEVRNP, encoded by the coding sequence TTGCCAATAGGGGATAAACTCGCGCTCGCCAGCTTACTCGTCGCCGTCCTAGCAGCCATACCTGCTTGGTTGGCAATACGACCCCAACCCAGACCAAGCAAATGTACTTATGCCGGTCGGGTTCTTAATGAGGAAACTCTAAAAGCAATTGATGGCGCTAAAGTTTCACTGGACTATAAAAGTTACCCTTATGTTGAAGACACGAATAAAGAGGGCATTTATAGATTTGTTATTCCTTGTGCTGGTGATAGTGCCGTCGCTGAGGTGAGAGTAGAGGCTGAGGGTTATGAGCTTTATAGTCGAGAAGTCCCACTTCTGGAAAAGATTGAAACCATTCGTCTCAAACCTACGAATCGCAATGATATAGCTCCCAGAACACAAACACCTATTACAAATACACCGACACCCTCAAGCCTCTCTGACTCATCTATTTCAAATCCTAAACCTACACTGCAAACTGTTCCTTTATTTCAAGACGGTTTTGAACAAGGTACCGACCTCTGGAATAAAACAGAAAAATTTATTTCTACAGAGGGACGCACAGGAAAAGGGATACAAGTAAGTTACTTTGATAAGACTGAAAAGTTTGCTGCTCGGATACATCAGCGAATGCCTGTCATGTTCAAGTCGGGTAAAACCTACAGGGCTAGTACATGGTGTAAGGCTGATGAGAAAGCCATTTGTCAGATTTGGTTAGGAGATTCTGGCTCAAACTCTACACCAGCTTATGAGCATGAGGTTTCTGACCGTAGACAGGGAAATGGGAAATGGCAGCACCTTACGACTCCTCCCCTAACTATGCACCATGACGAAGATATGTACTTATACCTTTACAGTATAAATTTTGGAACCTCGGCAACTTACGATGACATATTACTCGAAGAAGTGCGTAACCCATGA
- a CDS encoding Uma2 family endonuclease produces the protein MTALTPTAKQSQPFYPSADGEPVAETYTHLYALLTTLEVLRQYLKGRQATVLGNQFLYYAQGFPKLRVAPDVMVIFDVEPGGRDNYKIWEEGQVPVVIFEMTSGGTQAQDTGFKKTLYEQLEVQEYWLFDPKGEWIEERLQGYRLRGESYELITDSRSEPLQLRLAVEGELIGFYREDTGEKLLIPDELVEALQAEVKARQQAEERAEQAEAMLARYRERFGELPE, from the coding sequence ATGACGGCTCTTACTCCTACAGCCAAACAATCCCAACCGTTCTATCCCAGTGCTGATGGTGAACCGGTGGCAGAAACTTATACTCATCTCTATGCTCTACTCACAACATTGGAAGTGTTGAGGCAATATCTAAAAGGCCGTCAGGCAACGGTTTTAGGGAATCAATTTTTGTACTATGCTCAAGGTTTTCCTAAGTTGCGAGTCGCTCCTGATGTGATGGTGATTTTTGATGTGGAGCCGGGAGGACGGGACAACTATAAAATTTGGGAAGAAGGTCAGGTTCCAGTTGTTATTTTTGAGATGACTTCTGGAGGAACTCAAGCCCAAGATACAGGGTTTAAAAAAACATTGTATGAGCAGTTAGAGGTTCAGGAATATTGGTTATTTGACCCCAAAGGGGAGTGGATAGAAGAGCGATTGCAGGGATATCGACTCCGGGGAGAGAGCTATGAATTAATTACAGATAGCCGAAGTGAACCGTTGCAGTTGCGCTTAGCTGTGGAAGGAGAACTGATTGGGTTTTATCGGGAAGATACGGGGGAAAAGTTGTTAATTCCCGATGAGTTGGTGGAGGCACTTCAAGCAGAAGTTAAGGCTCGACAGCAAGCCGAGGAGAGAGCAGAACAAGCAGAAGCAATGCTCGCTCGTTATCGAGAACGTTTTGGGGAGTTGCCTGAGTAA
- a CDS encoding Uma2 family endonuclease, which produces MKTATPEIAEQRVILSNVSWQTFEQLLTELGNKRGTRLAYNEGLLEIMTPLGPHENSNRFIDDLIRAIADELNLNLKKFGSLTLKRAKKLKGAEPDSCYYIQNEPLVRSKQEIDLNNDPPPDLVLEIDITSGSMDKQPIYAAVGVPEFWHYNGNKLEVFVLEQSSQEYQKVNQSPTFPWMPLDIIPRFIRQSLVDGETVTLRAFRAWVREQ; this is translated from the coding sequence ATGAAAACAGCAACTCCTGAAATTGCCGAACAACGGGTCATTTTGTCCAATGTCAGTTGGCAAACGTTTGAGCAATTACTCACAGAATTAGGAAATAAAAGAGGCACAAGATTGGCTTACAACGAAGGATTATTAGAGATAATGACACCTTTAGGGCCGCATGAGAATAGTAACCGCTTTATCGACGATCTGATTAGAGCGATCGCAGATGAGTTAAATCTGAATCTCAAAAAGTTTGGTTCTTTAACCCTGAAGCGAGCTAAAAAGTTGAAAGGAGCGGAACCTGACTCCTGTTACTATATTCAAAATGAACCACTGGTAAGAAGCAAGCAAGAGATTGACCTCAATAATGACCCACCTCCAGATTTAGTACTAGAAATCGATATCACCAGTGGTTCTATGGACAAACAGCCAATTTATGCAGCAGTTGGTGTGCCTGAATTTTGGCATTATAACGGCAATAAATTAGAGGTTTTTGTTTTGGAGCAATCAAGCCAAGAGTATCAAAAAGTTAACCAGAGTCCGACTTTTCCTTGGATGCCTTTAGATATTATCCCTAGATTTATTCGCCAAAGTTTGGTCGATGGGGAGACAGTAACTTTACGTGCTTTTCGGGCTTGGGTGAGAGAGCAATAG
- a CDS encoding acyl-CoA dehydrogenase family protein, whose product MLLNVRKPPTYLDIAVSLSQELAQAAEKRDAQAEISEDEIEQLRESGLLELLVPQEYGGTGATWIDALKIVYELSKTEGSIGQLYGNHLNLTVLSHLSGTPQQKEKYYRYTAQNHGLWASAIDTWDTRLSLIPEGDRFRLNGVKRFDSLLAAADLRVFSAWQEGVQQPFFCIIPKARLGVTSNWDKMGQERGNSGTFTFHNVLIEKDEILAPHHLPNTAFATFTGIIAQLTKTYVELGIGQGALQAIEQETLSQPKHTSAVDSVALDPYTLGDYGDVWIELKTAIRLADDVAQYLQVSWEKGFQLTHEERQDLANAVFSAEVYATRVGLMITNRMFELMGNSSTVSNRRFDRYWQNLRTFGGVSMPWHGVPQTWTLTHFPRQQTPC is encoded by the coding sequence ATGTTATTAAATGTCAGAAAACCACCCACTTATCTGGATATAGCGGTTTCCTTATCCCAGGAACTGGCTCAAGCTGCGGAAAAACGCGATGCCCAAGCAGAAATATCAGAAGATGAAATCGAGCAACTGCGTGAAAGTGGGCTACTCGAATTACTGGTACCGCAGGAATATGGGGGTACAGGAGCCACTTGGATAGACGCGCTAAAAATCGTCTATGAACTTTCCAAAACCGAGGGTTCAATCGGACAGTTGTATGGCAACCATCTGAACTTAACCGTTTTAAGTCATCTCTCTGGAACGCCACAACAAAAAGAAAAATATTATCGCTACACCGCCCAGAATCATGGATTGTGGGCGAGTGCCATTGACACCTGGGATACCAGACTCAGCCTCATTCCAGAAGGCGATCGCTTCCGCCTCAATGGAGTCAAACGCTTTGATTCACTCCTTGCGGCAGCAGATCTGCGGGTATTCTCCGCTTGGCAAGAAGGGGTTCAACAGCCCTTCTTCTGCATAATTCCCAAAGCTCGTTTGGGGGTTACCTCTAATTGGGACAAGATGGGGCAAGAGCGAGGCAATAGCGGTACGTTCACCTTCCACAACGTCCTAATCGAGAAAGATGAGATTTTGGCACCCCATCATCTGCCGAATACTGCCTTTGCCACATTCACGGGAATCATTGCCCAGTTAACGAAAACCTATGTGGAGCTAGGAATTGGGCAAGGTGCTTTGCAAGCGATCGAACAGGAGACTCTGAGCCAACCCAAGCACACTTCAGCGGTAGATAGTGTAGCGTTAGACCCCTACACCCTCGGTGATTACGGCGATGTGTGGATTGAATTGAAAACAGCTATTCGGCTGGCAGATGACGTGGCACAATACCTGCAAGTGTCATGGGAAAAGGGGTTCCAGCTAACCCATGAAGAACGCCAAGACTTAGCCAATGCCGTTTTTTCCGCTGAGGTATATGCCACACGAGTTGGCTTGATGATTACCAACCGCATGTTTGAGCTCATGGGTAACTCCAGTACAGTTTCCAACCGTCGCTTTGACCGTTATTGGCAGAATCTGCGTACCTTTGGGGGTGTGTCGATGCCCTGGCATGGTGTACCCCAAACTTGGACTCTCACTCATTTTCCACGACAACAAACTCCCTGCTGA
- a CDS encoding glycosyltransferase family 4 protein → MKLCIVTPSVIKNDGQGRVNYEIVRELLQRNHQVTVVSSQLAPELQHNSQVNWISIPVKELPTQLVREVVFSWRSADWLRQHRQEFDLVIANGAVTSAGADVNMVSFVHRAWLSSPFHVSRVRRDFYGLYQWLYTFLNAHWERTAFRQAKVVVGVSQRIKRELVETGIPPKRIRVIPCGVNLQEFSPGSANRRLWGLPEDVPLALFAGDIRLNRKNLDTVLHALVNVPDLHLAVAGETEGSPYPEIAARLGLSQRVHFLGLQRGISELLRSVDVFVFPSRYEPFGLVVLEAMATGLPVITATTTGAAEIVTPESGIVLSDSEDVQALTQALLRLTRDPVLRYHMGHAARTVAQQHSWTDMAHSYVNLFEEIASHEAQVSPVWLKSNIPAFEL, encoded by the coding sequence ATGAAACTCTGTATTGTGACGCCCAGTGTCATTAAAAATGATGGTCAAGGTCGGGTGAATTATGAGATTGTTAGGGAATTGCTCCAGCGCAATCACCAAGTCACTGTGGTATCGAGCCAATTAGCCCCAGAACTGCAACACAACAGTCAAGTTAACTGGATTTCAATTCCTGTCAAAGAGTTACCCACCCAACTTGTGCGCGAGGTGGTATTCTCTTGGCGCAGTGCGGATTGGTTACGTCAACATCGTCAAGAGTTTGACTTGGTAATCGCCAACGGCGCAGTCACTTCGGCAGGGGCAGATGTGAATATGGTATCGTTTGTGCATCGGGCATGGCTCTCGTCTCCCTTCCATGTTTCACGGGTTCGTCGAGATTTTTATGGTCTTTACCAATGGCTCTACACATTCCTAAATGCTCATTGGGAAAGAACCGCCTTCCGTCAAGCCAAAGTGGTTGTGGGAGTATCACAACGGATTAAGAGAGAATTAGTCGAGACGGGTATCCCACCAAAGCGCATTCGTGTCATTCCCTGTGGCGTTAATTTACAGGAGTTTTCTCCAGGTTCGGCGAATCGCCGTCTATGGGGTCTACCGGAAGACGTACCCTTGGCTCTGTTTGCGGGAGACATCCGCCTCAATCGCAAGAACTTAGATACGGTTTTGCACGCTTTGGTGAATGTGCCTGATTTACACTTAGCCGTTGCAGGCGAAACAGAAGGTAGCCCTTATCCCGAAATCGCTGCACGGCTCGGCTTGAGTCAGCGGGTGCATTTCCTGGGATTACAACGGGGCATCTCGGAACTCTTGCGATCAGTTGATGTGTTTGTGTTTCCTTCACGGTACGAGCCTTTTGGTCTAGTTGTGTTGGAAGCGATGGCTACTGGTTTACCTGTAATTACGGCAACCACAACGGGTGCGGCTGAGATTGTCACGCCTGAATCTGGAATTGTCTTGTCTGACTCAGAGGATGTGCAGGCATTAACACAGGCACTTTTGCGGCTGACACGAGACCCCGTCTTACGATATCACATGGGTCATGCTGCTCGAACGGTAGCACAGCAGCATAGTTGGACTGATATGGCTCACAGCTACGTCAACTTATTTGAGGAGATAGCCAGTCATGAGGCGCAGGTTTCGCCGGTTTGGTTGAAGTCTAATATTCCAGCGTTCGAGCTATAA
- a CDS encoding aspartyl protease: protein MISGRFGEIGELFFEVELIAAEGESYSVEVLLDTGFTTGWLALDTQDAESLGWSLIESNRTMQMARGEGYFDIYEGRVVLDEKEYIIPVLAGAGIPEPLLGLQWLKMLPLAVNFNAGVLTLG, encoded by the coding sequence ATGATTTCAGGTAGGTTCGGCGAAATCGGGGAGCTATTTTTTGAAGTTGAGCTTATTGCTGCTGAGGGAGAGAGTTACTCTGTTGAGGTGTTGCTAGATACTGGCTTTACTACAGGTTGGTTAGCACTTGATACCCAAGACGCTGAAAGTTTAGGATGGTCTTTAATTGAAAGTAATCGCACGATGCAGATGGCACGGGGTGAGGGGTATTTTGATATTTATGAGGGAAGAGTTGTACTAGATGAAAAGGAGTACATTATCCCAGTTTTAGCAGGAGCAGGAATTCCCGAACCTCTACTCGGTTTACAGTGGTTGAAAATGCTGCCGCTTGCGGTGAATTTTAATGCTGGAGTGTTGACTCTCGGGTGA
- a CDS encoding homoserine dehydrogenase yields the protein MAFKVGLLGVGTVGTGTAQILLNPEGRQPLLQEIEIHRVGVRSLDKPREVQLPPELMTTDLESIVTDPAVDIVVEVLGGLEPARSLILKAITQGKHVVTANKAVISRYGAEIFTAAEEAGVYVLLEAAVGGGIPVIQPLKQSLGVNRIQSVIGIVNGTTNYILTRMQTEGGEFSDILADAQSLGYAEADPTADVDGLDAADKIAILASLAFAGRIKLDDVYCEGIRQVSAADISYAQKLGFVIKLLAFAKREELAATAPPDADLLQVRVHPTLLPKTHPLASINGVYNAILVEGDPIGQVVFSGPGAGSGPTASAVVSDILNIAAVLKTAGESHRLHPLLSCAHQHYCAIAPMSELVTRFYARFLTKDCPGVIGHLGTSFGNHHVSLESIVQTGFRDDLAEIVVVTHDVREGNFRQALDEIRTLEAVDSIPSILRVL from the coding sequence GTGGCTTTTAAAGTTGGTTTGCTAGGCGTCGGAACCGTTGGCACAGGAACGGCACAGATTTTACTCAATCCAGAAGGGCGTCAGCCGTTGTTGCAAGAGATTGAGATTCATCGGGTGGGGGTGCGATCGCTCGATAAGCCGAGAGAGGTTCAACTACCACCGGAGTTGATGACCACGGACTTAGAGTCGATTGTGACTGACCCAGCCGTGGATATTGTGGTTGAAGTACTAGGCGGGTTGGAACCGGCGCGATCGCTCATTCTCAAAGCCATTACCCAGGGCAAGCATGTGGTTACCGCCAACAAAGCTGTAATTTCCCGTTATGGGGCTGAAATTTTTACAGCAGCAGAAGAGGCAGGAGTCTACGTTCTTTTAGAAGCGGCGGTTGGGGGTGGTATCCCCGTGATTCAACCCCTCAAACAATCTTTAGGTGTCAATCGCATCCAGAGTGTGATTGGTATTGTTAATGGTACAACCAACTACATCCTGACTCGGATGCAAACTGAGGGGGGTGAATTTAGCGACATCCTCGCCGACGCCCAAAGTTTGGGTTATGCCGAAGCTGACCCCACCGCTGATGTGGATGGCTTGGATGCAGCAGATAAGATTGCCATTCTCGCTTCCCTCGCCTTCGCTGGACGCATTAAACTCGACGATGTCTACTGTGAAGGCATTCGCCAAGTCAGTGCGGCGGATATTTCCTATGCCCAGAAACTGGGGTTTGTGATTAAATTGCTGGCGTTTGCCAAGCGAGAAGAATTAGCAGCAACCGCTCCCCCAGATGCAGATTTATTACAGGTGAGAGTTCATCCCACATTGCTCCCCAAGACGCATCCATTAGCCAGTATTAATGGGGTTTACAATGCGATTTTAGTGGAAGGCGACCCGATTGGACAGGTGGTCTTTTCCGGGCCAGGTGCGGGTTCTGGGCCAACGGCGAGTGCAGTGGTGTCGGATATTTTGAACATTGCCGCTGTTTTGAAAACGGCTGGGGAGTCTCACCGATTGCATCCCTTGTTGAGTTGTGCCCATCAACATTATTGTGCGATCGCGCCGATGTCAGAACTCGTTACTCGATTTTATGCGCGTTTTCTGACGAAAGATTGTCCTGGTGTTATTGGTCACTTAGGAACCAGTTTTGGTAATCATCATGTGAGTTTGGAGTCAATTGTGCAGACTGGATTTCGGGATGATTTAGCAGAAATTGTTGTCGTCACTCACGATGTTCGCGAGGGGAATTTCCGACAGGCTTTGGATGAAATTCGGACGTTAGAAGCTGTTGATAGCATTCCCAGCATTTTGCGAGTGCTTTAG
- a CDS encoding NYN domain-containing protein, with protein sequence MTINTPLIVDGPNFINRLLDLGIVPVHLSRQLSLRGLIDYLNIQLAELPDPISPCISAEFVCSPKKFGSGSRKFAQEHQDSMLNRFRAEIGVFVDVVSIPGSSEKGVDTTIAGKIEDYASHSDAVILASADRDYIPTLHRLRRKTRILLVSVKGDAPIDLQNEAYTTLTIGDDLAHLFTYSYPRYHIDDLNAETCAVLYSESDDRVRNQLRVDGDGTVYISKNYVGSANLDGVRFRFETWASYTGYIGPLAASDQEYISRELANIKKAWSMGRKGYIDWLP encoded by the coding sequence ATGACAATAAATACTCCTCTAATTGTTGATGGACCTAACTTCATTAATCGCCTTCTTGATCTAGGAATCGTTCCTGTACATCTTTCAAGGCAACTTTCACTACGAGGACTCATTGACTATTTAAATATTCAACTGGCAGAGCTACCAGACCCGATTTCACCATGCATAAGCGCTGAGTTTGTTTGTTCTCCAAAGAAATTCGGTTCAGGTTCAAGGAAATTTGCTCAAGAACATCAGGATTCAATGCTTAATCGATTCAGAGCGGAGATTGGAGTGTTTGTAGATGTAGTGAGTATTCCCGGTTCTTCAGAGAAAGGAGTTGACACAACAATTGCCGGAAAAATTGAGGACTATGCAAGCCATTCGGATGCAGTTATTCTTGCGTCCGCTGATCGAGACTATATTCCTACCTTACATAGACTACGTCGCAAGACCCGAATTTTACTTGTTTCAGTGAAAGGAGATGCGCCTATTGATCTTCAGAATGAGGCTTATACTACACTGACGATTGGTGATGATTTAGCGCATCTTTTTACTTATTCATATCCTAGATATCATATTGATGATTTGAATGCAGAGACTTGTGCAGTTCTGTATTCAGAGTCCGATGACCGAGTCCGGAATCAACTTCGTGTAGACGGTGACGGTACAGTTTACATTTCCAAGAATTATGTTGGTTCCGCTAACCTTGATGGTGTTAGATTCCGCTTTGAGACCTGGGCGTCTTATACAGGATATATCGGTCCTCTAGCTGCGAGCGATCAAGAATACATTTCAAGAGAGCTTGCGAATATTAAAAAGGCGTGGTCTATGGGGCGCAAAGGCTATATAGACTGGCTTCCATAG
- a CDS encoding TM0106 family RecB-like putative nuclease has translation MVQAESSGLEAMLITDDLLLYYKRCQRRVFLDVYSDPAERDPEQDFLLKLRQDSWAYRQAIFDALPHQSPKYPRGDWEAGAQATLKLMQQGVEQISQGVLLRQTPEGITLLSRPDLLVKQPGSSHFGDWMYAPTHIKLGKRPKPEYQIVAAFAAHLLAEAQGVLPNTAQLILRRQDAYSVSLERWVPLMQEVVSDCIGTLLQQQEPEVFISRQKCSLCHWYSRCYAIAKSQQHISLLPGVTPSRYRDLQALGVTTVESLAQSTISLLEPAVGNEVALDLVQQAQSNVQNRAIVRHRDGEETQTTPFFTSTETLPTASVELYFDIEAEPELNLDYLLGVLVIDYRTDTETFYPLFAQYPSDEALIWEQFLDLVSLYPDAPIFHFSDYEVETIKRLAKLYQTPQPQLQRLLSQFVDVHGYVMNTATLPVESYSLKHLARWIGFEWRDAGVTGSQCVCLYNQWLKTSDRSVLDVILRYNEDDCRATYYLKNWLVNFMQDSVQNSTKSYAKISE, from the coding sequence ATGGTTCAAGCAGAGTCGTCAGGGCTTGAGGCCATGCTGATCACGGATGATTTACTGCTCTATTACAAACGTTGCCAACGTCGAGTATTTCTGGATGTTTACAGCGACCCTGCCGAACGCGACCCAGAACAGGACTTTTTGCTGAAACTCCGACAGGATAGCTGGGCGTATCGGCAAGCGATTTTTGATGCCTTGCCCCATCAGTCCCCGAAGTATCCTAGGGGAGATTGGGAAGCTGGGGCACAGGCGACGTTGAAGTTAATGCAGCAAGGGGTAGAGCAAATTTCCCAAGGGGTGCTACTGAGGCAAACCCCTGAAGGGATAACCTTGTTGAGCCGTCCCGATTTGCTGGTCAAACAGCCTGGGTCATCGCATTTTGGGGATTGGATGTATGCTCCTACTCACATTAAGCTCGGTAAGCGTCCCAAACCAGAGTATCAAATTGTTGCAGCGTTTGCAGCCCATCTTTTAGCAGAGGCACAAGGCGTCTTACCCAATACGGCTCAGTTGATTTTACGCCGTCAAGATGCCTACAGCGTGAGTCTAGAACGGTGGGTGCCGCTGATGCAGGAAGTTGTTTCAGATTGCATCGGAACCCTACTCCAGCAACAAGAACCAGAGGTATTTATTTCTCGTCAGAAATGTAGTCTTTGCCACTGGTACAGCCGTTGTTATGCGATCGCCAAATCCCAGCAGCACATTTCTCTGTTACCTGGAGTAACGCCCAGTCGTTATCGAGATTTGCAAGCGTTGGGTGTCACTACGGTAGAATCTCTAGCCCAATCGACCATTAGCTTACTAGAACCCGCCGTTGGGAACGAAGTCGCGTTGGATTTAGTGCAACAAGCGCAATCCAATGTGCAGAATCGAGCGATTGTTCGTCACAGAGATGGGGAAGAAACCCAGACAACGCCGTTTTTCACCAGCACTGAGACTTTACCCACAGCATCGGTTGAACTTTACTTTGATATTGAGGCAGAGCCAGAACTGAATCTTGATTATTTGCTAGGTGTTTTGGTAATTGACTATCGCACGGATACCGAAACGTTTTATCCTTTATTTGCCCAATATCCCAGTGATGAAGCTTTAATCTGGGAGCAATTTTTAGATTTGGTATCGCTCTACCCAGACGCTCCCATCTTCCATTTCTCTGACTACGAAGTTGAGACAATTAAGCGTTTAGCCAAGCTTTATCAAACCCCACAACCTCAACTGCAACGGCTACTCTCTCAGTTTGTGGATGTGCATGGGTATGTAATGAACACAGCAACCTTGCCCGTGGAGAGCTATTCTCTCAAACACCTCGCTCGATGGATAGGCTTTGAGTGGCGTGATGCGGGGGTGACAGGTTCCCAATGTGTTTGTTTGTACAACCAATGGTTAAAGACAAGCGATCGCTCTGTTTTGGATGTGATTTTGCGGTACAACGAGGATGACTGCCGTGCCACTTATTACCTCAAAAACTGGCTCGTGAATTTTATGCAAGACTCGGTTCAGAATTCTACAAAAAGTTATGCAAAGATTTCTGAATAA